The following proteins are encoded in a genomic region of Oncorhynchus kisutch isolate 150728-3 linkage group LG6, Okis_V2, whole genome shotgun sequence:
- the zgc:86839 gene encoding cyclin-dependent kinases regulatory subunit 2 produces MCILSKLFIGNMSHKQIYYSDKYNDEHYEYRHVVLPREMVKQVPKSHLMSEDEWRRMGVQQSLGWVHYMIHEPEPHILLFRRPLPKN; encoded by the exons ATGTGTATACTGTCAAAGTTGTTTATTGGCAATATGTCACACAAACAAATCTACTACTCAGACAAATATAACGACGAACACTATGAATACAG ACATGTTGTTTTGCCGCGGGAGATGGTGAAACAAGTCCCCAAATCCCACCTGATGTCTGAGGATGAGTGGAGGCGAATGGGAGTGCAGCAGTCTCTTGGATGGGTGCACTATATGATCCATGAACCTG AGCCTCACATTCTCCTGTTTAGACGACCATTACCGAAGAACTGA